A stretch of the bacterium SCSIO 12827 genome encodes the following:
- the rpmE gene encoding 50S ribosomal protein L31 yields the protein MKKDIHPDYHEITVQMTDGSSFTTRSTWGNPGDVLKLEVDPKSHPAWTGGGHRLVDAGGRLARFNKRFGNSGLKM from the coding sequence ATGAAAAAAGATATCCACCCGGACTACCACGAAATCACCGTTCAGATGACGGATGGTAGCTCGTTCACGACGCGCAGCACCTGGGGCAACCCCGGCGATGTGCTGAAGTTGGAAGTCGACCCGAAGAGCCATCCGGCTTGGACGGGCGGCGGACACCGCCTGGTTGATGCCGGCGGTCGCCTTGCGCGTTTCAACAAGCGGTTCGGGAACAGCGGCCTGAAGATGTAG